The following coding sequences are from one Elusimicrobiota bacterium window:
- a CDS encoding type IV pilus twitching motility protein PilT, whose protein sequence is MEIVDVLKATVQKGGSDLHWVIGQPPMIRLDGELRPMTEFPVLTAEESKRLIYGFLSDEHRTRFEQDWELDFSVAVEGISRFRTNVLLQKNGIEAVMRVIPVHIPTPEELQLPPVVTDLANLPRGLVLVTGPTGSGKSTTLACLINLINQKQRKHILTIEDPIEFVYVNTNSVVRQREIGQQCHSFGEALRHALRQDPDVVMIGEMRDLETISAALTMAETGHLVFATLHTTDAAQTVDRIIDVFPAHQQQQVRAQLSSVLKGVVCQTLLPRVEGKGRVAAREVMIVTPAIANNIREGKTHQIYGAIDTGSRVGMVSLDRALADLVKKGLISIEDALSKANRPELIRPTGSSAGA, encoded by the coding sequence ATGGAAATTGTCGATGTCCTGAAAGCCACTGTGCAAAAAGGCGGATCCGACCTGCATTGGGTCATCGGCCAGCCCCCGATGATCCGGCTCGACGGCGAGCTGCGGCCCATGACGGAATTCCCGGTGCTCACAGCTGAAGAATCCAAACGCCTGATCTACGGCTTTCTTTCGGACGAGCACCGGACGCGTTTCGAGCAGGATTGGGAGCTGGACTTTTCGGTGGCGGTGGAAGGAATCTCCCGTTTCCGCACCAATGTGCTCCTTCAGAAAAACGGCATTGAAGCGGTGATGCGAGTCATTCCCGTCCACATTCCGACGCCGGAGGAGCTTCAGCTGCCGCCGGTCGTCACGGATCTGGCGAATCTGCCGCGCGGCCTGGTGCTCGTCACAGGGCCTACTGGTTCCGGTAAATCCACGACGCTCGCCTGCCTGATCAATCTCATTAATCAGAAGCAGCGAAAACACATCTTAACGATTGAGGACCCGATCGAGTTCGTTTATGTCAACACAAACTCGGTGGTGCGCCAGCGGGAGATCGGCCAGCAATGCCACAGCTTCGGCGAAGCGCTTCGCCATGCGCTCCGCCAGGATCCGGATGTCGTGATGATCGGCGAAATGCGGGATCTCGAAACGATCAGCGCGGCGCTGACCATGGCGGAAACGGGTCATCTCGTTTTCGCGACGCTGCATACCACAGACGCGGCGCAGACGGTGGACCGCATCATCGATGTGTTCCCGGCGCACCAGCAGCAGCAGGTGCGCGCCCAGCTTTCCAGCGTTTTGAAGGGGGTTGTCTGCCAGACGCTGCTGCCTCGCGTGGAAGGCAAAGGCCGGGTGGCGGCCCGCGAAGTGATGATCGTGACCCCGGCGATTGCCAATAATATCCGGGAGGGGAAGACACATCAGATTTATGGCGCCATCGACACCGGGTCCCGGGTCGGCATGGTCAGCCTGGACCGGGCGTTGGCGGACCTGGTCAAAAAAGGATTGATCTCGATCGAGGATGCGCTGAGCAAAGCGAACCGTCCTGAACTCATCCGTCCAACCGGTTCATCCGCTGGCGCTTAA
- a CDS encoding potassium-transporting ATPase subunit F: MNPVYVIGGVVSLVILIYLLIALLKPEIF; the protein is encoded by the coding sequence ATGAACCCTGTTTACGTAATCGGAGGTGTGGTTTCGCTGGTGATTCTAATCTATCTCTTGATCGCGCTTCTGAAGCCGGAGATTTTCTAA
- the kdpA gene encoding potassium-transporting ATPase subunit KdpA, which translates to MTTNNLVQCLIYLAVLLVCVKPLGAYMAAIYEGRFPRLARALVPVERWIYRFCGVRTEDEMDCKTYSIAMLLFNGLGFLAVYALQRFQTMLPLNPMKMGAVTPDSSFNTAISFVTNTNWQGYGGETTMSYWTQMLGLTVQNFVSAATGMAILAAFIRGFSRRQAQTIGNFWVDLVRATLYILLPFSVIFTLFLVWQGVPQTFRPSVTVPLLQQTPSPAATGGGSMVRQTSGGDIHSQVIAVGPAASQIAIKQLGTNGGGFFNVNSAHPYENPTPASNFLEVLSILLIAAALCYAFGAMVRDTRQGWAILAAMLIIFIPMLWFCVAQEQGGNPLLAKLGVDQTASVLQPGGNMEGKESRFGIVNSAIWATATTAASNGSVNAMHDSFTPLGAIVPMVMMKLGEVVFGGVGSGLYGMLLFAVIAVFIAGLMVGRTPEYLGKKIESYEMKMASIGILVPGALVLLGTALAVVCKAGLAGIFNPGPHGFSEVLYAFASAGNNNGSAFAGLGANTPFYNVWLGVAMFFSRYWIAIPVLAMAGSLARKKIVPPSSGTLPTHTPLFIVFLVATVILVGALTFVPALALGPIVEHLMMWS; encoded by the coding sequence ATGACTACGAACAACCTGGTTCAGTGCCTTATTTATCTCGCGGTTCTTTTGGTCTGCGTCAAACCGCTGGGCGCCTACATGGCCGCCATCTATGAGGGACGCTTCCCGCGTCTGGCCCGTGCGTTGGTCCCCGTGGAGCGGTGGATTTACCGCTTCTGTGGTGTGCGTACAGAGGATGAAATGGATTGTAAAACCTACTCCATCGCCATGCTGCTTTTCAACGGGCTGGGCTTCCTGGCTGTCTACGCGCTGCAGCGTTTCCAGACAATGCTTCCGTTGAATCCCATGAAGATGGGGGCTGTCACGCCGGACTCTTCCTTTAATACGGCCATCAGCTTTGTCACGAACACGAACTGGCAGGGCTACGGCGGCGAGACCACGATGAGTTACTGGACGCAGATGCTCGGGCTCACCGTTCAGAACTTTGTGTCGGCCGCGACCGGCATGGCGATCCTGGCGGCGTTCATCCGTGGTTTTTCCCGGCGCCAGGCGCAAACCATCGGCAATTTCTGGGTGGATCTGGTGCGAGCAACCTTGTATATCCTGTTGCCGTTTTCCGTGATTTTTACCTTATTTCTTGTCTGGCAGGGTGTGCCTCAGACGTTCCGGCCCAGCGTGACCGTTCCATTGCTCCAGCAAACGCCATCCCCCGCGGCTACTGGCGGGGGATCCATGGTCCGCCAGACGTCTGGCGGAGACATCCATTCGCAGGTGATCGCCGTGGGACCGGCCGCCTCTCAGATCGCGATCAAGCAGTTGGGCACCAACGGTGGAGGGTTTTTTAACGTCAACTCTGCGCATCCTTATGAGAATCCGACACCGGCGTCTAACTTCTTGGAAGTGCTGTCGATCCTCCTGATCGCGGCGGCTCTCTGCTACGCCTTCGGCGCCATGGTCCGGGATACACGCCAGGGCTGGGCGATTTTGGCGGCCATGCTCATTATTTTCATCCCGATGCTCTGGTTCTGCGTGGCTCAGGAGCAGGGCGGCAACCCCCTGCTGGCCAAACTGGGAGTGGATCAAACCGCGTCGGTGCTTCAGCCGGGGGGCAATATGGAAGGAAAGGAGTCACGGTTCGGTATCGTGAACTCCGCGATCTGGGCGACAGCGACCACCGCTGCCTCCAATGGTTCCGTGAACGCCATGCACGACTCCTTCACGCCGTTGGGGGCGATTGTCCCGATGGTGATGATGAAACTGGGCGAAGTGGTCTTCGGCGGAGTCGGCTCAGGACTCTACGGCATGCTCCTCTTTGCCGTCATCGCTGTTTTTATCGCCGGCCTGATGGTCGGCCGGACGCCGGAGTACCTTGGGAAGAAGATCGAATCCTATGAGATGAAAATGGCTTCCATCGGAATCCTCGTGCCGGGGGCCCTCGTCTTACTCGGAACAGCTCTCGCGGTCGTCTGCAAGGCGGGGTTGGCCGGGATTTTTAATCCGGGGCCGCACGGTTTCAGTGAAGTGCTGTATGCTTTTGCTTCAGCCGGCAACAACAACGGCAGCGCCTTTGCGGGGCTCGGTGCCAATACGCCGTTCTATAACGTCTGGTTGGGAGTGGCGATGTTCTTCTCCCGCTACTGGATCGCCATCCCGGTTCTGGCCATGGCCGGATCTCTGGCCAGGAAGAAAATCGTTCCACCCAGTTCAGGGACGTTGCCCACGCACACTCCGCTTTTTATCGTGTTTCTCGTAGCGACCGTGATTCTGGTCGGCGCTTTGACGTTTGTGCCCGCGCTCGCCCTCGGTCCGATCGTGGAACACCTGATGATGTGGTCATAA
- a CDS encoding acetyl-CoA carboxylase carboxyltransferase subunit alpha, which produces MAPEIVDLEFEKPISELEKKIEELKSCAASEHLDFTEEIKVLEQKSEELKRQIYGKLTPWQRVSIARHPQRPYTLDYIRLLCTDFIELHGDRTFAEDEALVGGLARFEGQPVVVMGHQKGRTVQESMRRNFGMPHPEGYRKALRLMKLAEKFKRPVLAFIDTSGAYPGIGAEERGQARAIAINLKEMAALRTPLICTVIGEGGSGGALAIGMGNRLLMCENAWYSVISPEGCAAILFRDATRAQEAAAALKLTAPELKELGIVDEIVPEPQGGAHRDPAATAETLRGILSRHLKELQALSPDQLLENRYQKFRSLGTWREGEMEAVAHRRAPRKQRLTAG; this is translated from the coding sequence ATGGCGCCTGAGATCGTTGATTTAGAGTTTGAGAAACCTATTTCAGAGCTCGAAAAGAAAATCGAGGAGCTGAAATCCTGCGCCGCGTCCGAGCATCTCGACTTCACAGAGGAAATCAAGGTTCTCGAACAAAAAAGCGAAGAGCTCAAACGCCAGATTTACGGCAAACTCACCCCCTGGCAGCGCGTTTCCATCGCCCGCCATCCCCAGCGTCCCTACACACTCGACTATATACGCCTTCTCTGTACGGATTTCATTGAACTGCATGGCGACAGGACCTTTGCCGAGGATGAAGCGCTTGTGGGAGGGTTGGCACGCTTCGAAGGCCAGCCGGTGGTTGTCATGGGACATCAGAAAGGCCGTACCGTTCAGGAATCCATGCGCCGCAACTTCGGAATGCCGCATCCGGAGGGGTACCGCAAAGCGCTGCGCCTGATGAAATTGGCCGAGAAATTCAAACGGCCGGTTTTAGCTTTTATCGACACGTCAGGCGCTTACCCCGGTATCGGAGCGGAAGAACGGGGACAGGCGCGGGCCATTGCGATTAATCTCAAGGAGATGGCGGCGCTTCGAACCCCCCTGATCTGTACCGTGATCGGTGAAGGCGGGTCCGGCGGAGCCCTGGCGATCGGGATGGGCAACCGGCTTTTGATGTGCGAGAACGCCTGGTATTCGGTCATTTCGCCGGAAGGGTGCGCGGCCATTTTGTTCCGGGACGCAACCCGCGCGCAGGAAGCCGCGGCCGCGCTGAAACTCACGGCTCCCGAGCTTAAAGAACTTGGGATCGTCGATGAAATCGTGCCGGAGCCGCAGGGTGGCGCGCATCGCGATCCGGCCGCGACCGCCGAAACGCTGCGCGGGATTCTCAGCCGCCATTTAAAGGAGTTGCAGGCGCTTTCACCCGATCAGCTGTTGGAAAACCGTTATCAGAAATTTCGCTCTCTGGGAACCTGGCGTGAAGGGGAAATGGAAGCTGTGGCGCATCGACGAGCCCCTCGCAAGCAGCGCCTCACCGCCGGCTAA
- the kdpB gene encoding potassium-transporting ATPase subunit KdpB, with protein sequence MKRQSQSRSLFDPAIVLPAAKDSLKKLDPRHQLKSPVMFVVEVGSVLTTGLFIQALVGHGEAPARFILAVSIWLWFTVVFANFSEAMAEGRGKAQAATLRKARQDTPAKKLTLTRGSPPDVRRGLASSVAGPVGRPCPLPPEGEGWGEGQHYDLVFASTLKKGDVVLVEAGDVIPMDGEVIEGVASVNEAAITGESAPVIRESGGDRSAVTGGTTVLSDWLVVRITVNPGETFLDRMIDMVEGAKRQKTPNEIALSILLAGMTIIFLLATVTLLPFSIYSVHAAGHGTPVTVTVLVALLVCLIPTTIGGLLPAIGIAGMDRMIQANVIAMSGRAVEAAGDVDVLLLDKTGTITLGNRQAVAFLPSDSVAPEALADAAQISSLSDETPEGRSIVVLAKEKYGIRGRQVHELGASFIPFTAQTRMSGVDLQDGRRIRKGAAEAIETYVETNNGRFPPEVRTTVETIAKSGGTPLVVADRNNVLGVIHLKDIVKGGIKERFSELRQMGIKTVMITGDNPLTAAAIAAEAGVDDFLAQATPETKLKLIRETQAGGRLVAMTGDGTNDAPALAQADVAVAMNTGTQAAKEAGNMVDLDSNPTKLIEIVEIGKQLLITRGALTTFSVANDVSKYFAIIPAAFVTTYPVLGALNIMHLATPASAILSAVIFNAIIIVLLIPLALRGVQYRAVAASRLLRDHALIYGVGGIIAPFIGIKLIDMLLVAMHLA encoded by the coding sequence ATGAAAAGGCAAAGCCAATCCCGCTCGTTGTTTGATCCCGCTATCGTTCTTCCCGCGGCGAAGGACTCGCTCAAGAAACTAGACCCGCGCCACCAGCTCAAAAGTCCCGTCATGTTTGTGGTGGAAGTGGGCAGCGTGCTGACCACCGGCCTTTTCATCCAGGCGTTGGTAGGCCACGGAGAGGCTCCGGCGAGATTCATCCTGGCGGTCTCGATCTGGCTCTGGTTCACCGTGGTATTCGCCAATTTTTCCGAGGCCATGGCTGAAGGCCGCGGCAAAGCGCAGGCCGCGACGCTCCGGAAAGCCCGGCAGGACACGCCGGCGAAGAAACTAACCCTCACCCGCGGCTCCCCGCCAGACGTCCGGCGAGGCCTCGCCAGCAGTGTGGCGGGTCCCGTTGGTCGGCCCTGCCCCCTCCCCCCGGAGGGAGAGGGTTGGGGTGAGGGTCAGCACTATGATCTTGTATTCGCTTCCACCTTAAAGAAGGGGGACGTAGTACTGGTCGAGGCGGGAGATGTCATCCCGATGGACGGCGAAGTGATTGAAGGCGTAGCTTCGGTTAATGAAGCGGCGATCACCGGCGAATCCGCTCCGGTCATTCGGGAAAGCGGAGGGGACCGCAGCGCGGTCACGGGCGGGACCACCGTTCTGTCCGATTGGCTGGTGGTCCGGATCACGGTCAATCCCGGCGAAACCTTTCTCGACCGCATGATTGATATGGTTGAGGGCGCCAAAAGACAGAAAACCCCGAATGAGATCGCCCTCAGCATCCTGCTGGCCGGCATGACCATCATCTTCCTCCTGGCAACGGTGACCCTGCTGCCGTTTTCGATTTACAGCGTACACGCTGCGGGTCACGGAACACCGGTGACTGTCACGGTCCTGGTGGCGCTGCTTGTCTGCCTGATCCCGACCACGATTGGTGGGCTCCTGCCCGCGATCGGTATCGCCGGGATGGACCGCATGATCCAGGCCAATGTCATCGCCATGTCAGGCCGCGCGGTGGAAGCGGCCGGTGACGTGGATGTCCTTCTCTTGGATAAGACCGGAACGATTACCCTGGGGAACCGCCAGGCGGTGGCGTTTCTTCCTTCTGACAGTGTTGCCCCCGAAGCGCTTGCCGATGCCGCCCAGATCAGTTCGTTGTCCGATGAAACCCCGGAAGGTCGCAGCATCGTCGTGCTCGCAAAGGAAAAATACGGCATCCGGGGGCGCCAAGTGCATGAACTGGGAGCGAGCTTCATTCCTTTTACGGCCCAGACGCGCATGAGCGGGGTGGATCTGCAGGACGGCCGCCGGATTCGTAAAGGCGCGGCCGAGGCGATCGAGACGTACGTCGAGACGAACAACGGACGTTTCCCGCCGGAAGTCCGAACAACGGTGGAAACGATCGCCAAATCAGGAGGGACGCCTCTGGTCGTGGCTGACCGGAACAACGTGCTCGGGGTGATTCATCTCAAGGATATCGTGAAGGGCGGGATCAAGGAACGTTTCTCCGAACTGCGCCAGATGGGCATCAAAACGGTGATGATTACCGGGGACAACCCTCTCACCGCCGCCGCGATCGCGGCCGAAGCCGGCGTCGATGATTTCCTCGCGCAGGCGACCCCGGAGACCAAACTCAAGCTCATCCGGGAAACGCAGGCAGGCGGACGCCTGGTGGCCATGACCGGCGACGGCACCAACGATGCTCCGGCGCTGGCGCAGGCGGATGTGGCGGTCGCCATGAACACCGGAACGCAGGCGGCCAAGGAAGCCGGCAATATGGTGGATTTGGATTCCAATCCCACGAAACTGATTGAAATCGTGGAAATCGGCAAGCAGCTGCTCATTACGCGCGGCGCGCTGACCACGTTCAGCGTGGCCAACGATGTCTCCAAGTACTTTGCCATTATCCCGGCCGCGTTTGTGACCACGTATCCGGTGTTGGGAGCCTTGAACATCATGCACCTGGCCACCCCGGCGAGCGCGATTCTATCCGCCGTCATTTTCAACGCGATCATTATCGTCCTCCTGATTCCGCTCGCGTTGCGCGGTGTCCAGTACCGGGCCGTCGCCGCCAGCCGCCTGCTTCGAGATCATGCGCTGATTTACGGCGTCGGCGGAATCATCGCGCCATTTATCGGGATCAAATTGATCGACATGTTATTGGTTGCGATGCATTTGGCGTAA
- a CDS encoding ATP-dependent 6-phosphofructokinase, which produces MATDVSKRVAILTGGGDCPGLNPAIRGCVMRGLDYGFEFIGLTEGWRGLVEGKTQPLGLADVKEIVGKGGTILGTSRTNPFKKEGAVEKCLETFKKLRLDALIALGGEDTLGVAAKFYKLHKLPMIGVPKTMDNDLSATDYTFGFDTATTIAMDAVERLRDTGRSHPRNTVLEVMGRHAGWVALFTAIASAADWVLLPERPADVKAMCAHLKQVHARDKVAIVVTSEAVDLPGMSTEGEQLDQFGHMLLKNRALGEKVAEIIEKETGIETRSAVIGHVQRGGGPTLFDRILGTRVGVKAAELVNEGHFGQMVALRGNEVVGVSLEEATAQLKIVPQEWLKLVDVFFK; this is translated from the coding sequence ATGGCTACAGATGTGTCAAAACGTGTTGCGATTCTAACCGGGGGTGGAGACTGCCCCGGCCTTAACCCGGCGATCCGCGGGTGTGTGATGAGGGGCCTGGATTATGGTTTCGAGTTTATCGGTCTTACGGAAGGCTGGCGGGGTCTTGTCGAAGGCAAAACCCAGCCGCTGGGCCTGGCCGATGTGAAAGAGATCGTTGGAAAAGGTGGGACGATCCTCGGGACGTCCCGCACCAATCCTTTTAAAAAAGAAGGGGCTGTCGAGAAGTGCCTGGAGACATTCAAGAAGCTTCGCCTGGATGCGTTGATCGCTTTAGGCGGAGAAGATACGCTGGGGGTGGCCGCGAAGTTTTATAAGCTGCACAAGCTCCCGATGATCGGCGTTCCCAAGACCATGGATAACGATCTTTCGGCAACGGACTACACCTTCGGGTTCGATACAGCCACCACCATCGCGATGGATGCGGTGGAGCGGCTCCGCGATACCGGCCGCAGCCATCCCCGCAACACGGTGCTGGAAGTGATGGGCCGCCACGCCGGATGGGTGGCGCTTTTTACGGCCATCGCCTCGGCAGCGGACTGGGTTCTCCTGCCGGAGCGTCCGGCGGACGTAAAAGCCATGTGCGCGCACCTGAAGCAAGTGCATGCGCGCGACAAAGTCGCCATTGTGGTCACTTCCGAGGCGGTTGATCTGCCCGGCATGAGCACGGAGGGCGAACAACTGGACCAGTTCGGCCATATGCTGTTGAAGAATCGCGCCTTGGGCGAAAAAGTAGCCGAGATCATTGAAAAAGAAACCGGCATTGAAACCCGTTCCGCTGTGATCGGTCATGTCCAGCGCGGCGGCGGCCCGACGCTCTTTGACCGTATCCTCGGGACCCGTGTGGGGGTCAAGGCGGCGGAGCTCGTGAACGAGGGTCACTTCGGCCAGATGGTGGCGTTGCGCGGCAATGAGGTGGTGGGGGTTTCTCTGGAAGAAGCCACGGCTCAGTTGAAAATCGTTCCGCAGGAGTGGCTCAAACTCGTAGACGTATTCTTTAAGTAG
- a CDS encoding DUF4118 domain-containing protein, which translates to MSNRPDPDQLLKRVQEEEKASFAGQLKLFFGATAGVGKTYAMLEAARQRKKEGWDVVVGIVETHGRTETEALLDGLEILPRKDIDYKGVRLKELDIDAALKRRPTLILVDELAHANAPGSRHAKRWQDVEELLDAGIHVYTTLNVQHWESLNDVVAQITGVAVRETVPDSFLQRTHELELVDLAPEDLLKRLKEGKVYRGEQADRAADNFFQPGNLIALRELALRHTAERVDEQMQAYREQNAVEGVWPAGERLLVGVSPSPMSARLIRATRRMATRLHGQWTAVHVETPAFFRLPPEDRARVINNLRLAERLGAETVTLTGEDVTEELLAYARKQNISRIVIGKPARSRWKEWLYGSIVNELAHRCGDIDLHVISGFGSDLGARRGAPQAEQISWQGISWGAVLVALITALLGPLSQTINLVNLAMIYLLGVAAVAYRFGRLPSFVAALLSVLAFDFFFVPPRLTFAVSDAQYVVTFVVMFAVGILIGTLTSRLRFLAEQMRRREERTRVLYQLSRELSETPDPGQLLQAACSRLKEFYRLPVLIVVPRASGLLEVAAGDPAEFGWDSHEQSVAQWVHEHAQIAGSGTETLAGSKGLYLPLRGIRKIVGVLGLRPADPASQQDPEQLQLLETFASEIGGALESTRLTELAGRAEMQMDLLALTSAQAKSTTSLGDYVSEDRIVLLSPGQSRDQIIKRLIECLHLPNPVEAFEAIEERERIAPTLLQSGVAIPHARLAGLKEVKAAVGISSEGPVRAWILFFGPAENPKAHLAFLAQVAAFFQKTDRINDLQKLRSAKKIHHYLLARD; encoded by the coding sequence ATGTCGAATCGTCCTGATCCGGATCAATTGCTCAAGCGCGTCCAGGAAGAAGAAAAAGCTTCTTTCGCGGGCCAGCTTAAGCTGTTTTTCGGCGCCACCGCCGGGGTGGGCAAGACCTATGCCATGCTCGAGGCGGCGCGGCAGCGCAAAAAAGAAGGATGGGACGTGGTGGTCGGGATCGTTGAAACGCACGGCCGGACGGAAACCGAAGCGCTCCTCGATGGGCTTGAAATCCTTCCGCGAAAAGATATCGATTACAAAGGCGTCCGGCTCAAGGAGTTGGATATCGATGCCGCGTTGAAACGCCGGCCCACGCTGATTCTCGTCGATGAGCTTGCCCATGCCAACGCACCCGGCTCGCGTCACGCCAAACGGTGGCAGGATGTCGAGGAACTGCTGGACGCCGGCATCCATGTCTACACCACCCTGAATGTCCAGCATTGGGAAAGCCTGAACGACGTGGTCGCTCAGATCACGGGGGTGGCTGTCCGGGAAACCGTGCCGGATTCGTTCCTGCAGCGGACGCATGAGCTGGAGCTGGTAGATCTGGCTCCCGAGGACCTGCTCAAGCGGCTGAAGGAAGGAAAGGTCTACCGGGGCGAACAGGCTGACCGCGCGGCCGACAATTTTTTCCAGCCGGGCAACCTCATCGCGCTGCGCGAACTGGCATTGCGACACACCGCTGAGCGCGTCGATGAACAGATGCAGGCCTATCGGGAGCAGAATGCCGTCGAGGGTGTCTGGCCCGCTGGCGAGCGTCTGCTGGTCGGTGTCAGTCCAAGCCCCATGTCCGCCCGTCTCATCCGCGCCACGCGCCGGATGGCCACGCGCCTGCACGGGCAATGGACCGCGGTGCACGTTGAAACACCGGCCTTTTTCAGGCTTCCTCCTGAAGACCGGGCTCGCGTGATCAACAATCTCCGGCTGGCTGAGAGACTCGGCGCCGAGACCGTCACGCTCACCGGGGAGGATGTGACGGAAGAGCTTCTGGCCTATGCCCGCAAGCAGAATATCTCCCGAATTGTCATCGGTAAACCCGCCCGCTCCCGGTGGAAGGAATGGCTCTACGGCTCTATCGTGAACGAGCTGGCTCACCGGTGCGGCGATATTGATCTGCATGTCATCAGCGGCTTCGGATCGGATCTGGGCGCGCGCCGCGGAGCGCCCCAGGCAGAACAAATCTCCTGGCAGGGAATCAGCTGGGGAGCGGTCCTTGTGGCGCTGATCACGGCCCTCTTAGGGCCTTTGTCGCAGACGATCAATCTCGTCAATCTAGCCATGATTTATCTGCTGGGGGTCGCGGCGGTCGCCTACCGCTTCGGTCGTTTGCCGTCGTTTGTGGCGGCGCTCCTGAGCGTGCTGGCCTTTGACTTCTTTTTTGTCCCGCCGCGCCTGACATTCGCCGTATCGGACGCGCAGTATGTCGTGACGTTTGTCGTGATGTTTGCTGTGGGCATCCTGATCGGGACGTTGACCAGCCGTCTGCGCTTTCTGGCCGAGCAGATGCGCCGCCGCGAAGAGCGGACCAGGGTTCTGTATCAGCTCAGTCGGGAGTTGTCTGAAACCCCTGACCCGGGGCAGCTGCTCCAGGCCGCGTGCAGCCGTCTCAAGGAGTTTTATCGTCTCCCGGTTCTGATCGTGGTTCCGAGGGCGTCTGGATTGTTGGAGGTCGCGGCTGGAGACCCTGCGGAGTTCGGCTGGGATAGTCATGAGCAAAGTGTCGCCCAATGGGTCCATGAACACGCGCAGATCGCCGGAAGCGGGACCGAGACGCTGGCCGGCTCGAAAGGGCTTTATCTGCCCTTAAGAGGGATCCGCAAAATTGTCGGGGTTCTGGGGCTTCGGCCGGCTGATCCGGCGTCCCAGCAGGATCCCGAACAACTGCAGCTTCTGGAGACGTTTGCCTCTGAAATCGGCGGCGCGCTGGAAAGCACCCGGCTCACCGAACTCGCGGGCCGGGCCGAGATGCAGATGGATCTTCTGGCTCTGACCTCCGCGCAGGCAAAGTCCACAACTTCATTGGGGGATTACGTCAGTGAGGACCGCATCGTTCTCCTCTCTCCAGGGCAGTCGCGCGATCAGATTATCAAGCGGCTCATCGAGTGCCTTCATCTGCCGAACCCGGTCGAAGCGTTCGAAGCGATCGAGGAACGCGAGCGTATCGCGCCGACTCTCCTGCAATCCGGTGTGGCCATCCCTCACGCCAGGCTCGCCGGCCTGAAAGAGGTTAAAGCTGCTGTTGGAATCTCATCCGAAGGTCCTGTCCGCGCGTGGATTCTCTTTTTCGGGCCTGCGGAGAATCCCAAGGCCCACTTGGCCTTTCTTGCCCAGGTGGCCGCCTTCTTCCAGAAGACGGACCGAATCAATGACCTGCAGAAGCTCCGATCTGCCAAGAAAATTCATCATTATCTCCTCGCGCGCGATTGA
- the kdpC gene encoding potassium-transporting ATPase subunit KdpC, which produces MYLEQLKISVRTLVVLSVLTGILYPVAITGVSQILFPRQANGSLILKDGKAVGSELIGQPFDDPKFFWGRLSATSPLYNGRASSGSNLGPLNPALTKAVQDRLSALHQADPENRARVPVDLVTASGSGLDPHISPAGALYQAGRVARKRGLSEDQVRALIKAHTQDRFLGLIGEPVVNVLELNLALDELKK; this is translated from the coding sequence ATGTACCTTGAACAATTAAAAATATCCGTTCGTACACTTGTTGTGCTTTCTGTGTTGACCGGAATTCTCTATCCGGTGGCCATTACCGGGGTATCCCAGATCCTGTTTCCACGCCAGGCCAACGGCAGCCTGATTCTGAAGGACGGCAAAGCCGTCGGATCGGAGCTGATCGGCCAGCCGTTCGACGACCCAAAGTTTTTCTGGGGCCGTCTTTCCGCGACGTCCCCGCTCTACAATGGAAGGGCTTCGTCAGGTTCCAATCTGGGGCCTTTAAATCCGGCGCTCACGAAAGCGGTTCAAGACCGTCTCTCTGCTCTGCACCAGGCCGATCCGGAAAACCGCGCGCGAGTCCCCGTAGATCTGGTGACGGCTTCCGGCAGCGGACTCGATCCGCATATCAGCCCGGCCGGCGCGCTGTATCAAGCGGGGCGCGTCGCCCGGAAACGAGGCCTTTCGGAGGATCAGGTGCGGGCGCTGATCAAGGCTCATACGCAGGACCGCTTCCTGGGGTTGATCGGCGAACCGGTGGTGAACGTGCTGGAACTCAATCTCGCGCTGGATGAGCTCAAGAAATAG